In the bacterium SCSIO 12741 genome, TGATCCTTCCCAAAAAACTCGTAGGTGGGTACATTTCCTTCTTCTACATTGTGGACTAAGGGTTGTTTTTCTGCATTGTAATACCTGGATACCGCAGGTAGGTCATACAACTGAGCCTTACCAACTTCGGTTGGTGTTACATGGGCAGGATACCTACCCAGCGCATTTCTATCGCTATCGGGCACAGGATCAAGTTCCAAATGTTCCTTTTTGCCTTCTGCTCCATACATAGGGTGGTCGGTTCGAAATTCGGCCTTGTTGCTGTAGCTCTCTCCTAAAGAATCGATGTGATGTTGTTCCGAGTTTTCGATGGAGATTCGTTTGAAAAAGTCACTCACATTTCCCTTTTCAAAGGCCTCTACCTTTTTACCATGGCCACGTTTATGGTACTCCTTGATTTTTACATCGGAATTTTTCCTGGTTTTCTCAACCTCGTTAAAATGGACCCTGGAAAGACCCAAACTTTGTCGATTTACTTTTTGAATAAAACCATAAGTACCTTCTGCGACATGGTTTCGATTTGGGTTCCAATTCAGTTGAATTTCGGCACCTACTTTGTTCCTATTTTCATCACCTGGCCATATCTTATAGGTCGTGGCGTCGAATTCCCCAAACCTATTCTTCACTTTGCTCGCTTGCAATTGAATCACATCTCCGGCAAGGCTTCCTTTGTCCAAATGACTGGAATCGTTCACAGGTAGGCCTTTTTTGGCCTGTACCACGTGTTGAATGAGTCCTGAGGGCCGACGTTTGTCAAAGGCAGATATGGTTTGCGCTTGAGGCGGTTTTGAGGCCTTCAGTTGCGCAACGGGGATACTCCTAACACGATCAGCTTTGGGGGCAGATTTCAGCATTGTTTAAGGTTTGATTCTGGAGGTCTAAATTAAACTTCTTTCGCCACAATGCCTAATTTGCCGGGCGCTCATACAATTTCTTACCCATGATATAGGTGGCAGCAACGTTACGTTCATCACCCAGCATCATCAGCGCAAAAAGCTTGTCTTCTACATTGGGAGAATGAGAGATACGTTCCTCCTGCAAATCGGTAGCTGCGAAATCCACAACGATGAAATCGGCTTCTTTACCGGTTTCAAAATTGCCGATATAGTTGTCCAGTTCCAGCGAACGGGCACCGCCTAAAGTGGCCAGGTAAAAGCCCTTGAAGGCAGACAATTTGTTGCGCTGCAACTGCTGAATTTTATAGCCTTCGTTGAGGGTTACGAATTGAGACAGGGAAGTTCCAGCTCCAACGTCGGTTCCAATTCCCACTTTAATACCTAAGCTGTCTGCTTTTTTCAAATTGAAAAATCCGCTCCCCAAAAACAAATTGGAGGTAGGGCAGTGTGACACGGCTGAATGGGTTTCCTGAAATAGCTTCCATTCCTCATCGGTAAGGTGAATGGAATGGGCAAAAACAGATCGAGGGCCTGTTAGTCCGTAATGGTGGTAGACATCCATGTAGCCATTCCGATCGGGAAACAGTTCGTTTACCCAGGCAATCTCATCGGTGTTTTCACTCATGTGGGTGTGCATCCATACATCTGGAAATTCTTTCATTAATTCTCCGGCTTTGTAGAGCTGTTCTGGAGTAGAGGTAGGGGCAAAGCGGGGAGTAACCGCATATAACTGGCGACCTTTTTTATGCCATTTTTCAATAAGTTCCTTGGATTCCAAGTAGCCCTTTTCAGGGTTGTCGAGCAAATAGTCTGGAGCATTTCTGTCCATGAGCACCTTGCCGGCAATCATTCGCATGTTTCTGTTGTGAGACTCTTCAAAAAAGGCTTCTGCCGATTCGGGATGAACGGTGGCAAATACCAAGGCTGATGTAGTTCCGTTTTTCAGCAGCTGATCCAGGAAAAACTTCGACATTTTTTTAGAGTAGGCTTTGTCTTTGTATTTCCGCTCGGTGGGAAAGGTATAAGTATCCAACCACTCCAGTAGCTGTTCACCGTATGCGGCCATCATTTCTACTTGAGGAAAATGAATGTGCGTATCAATAAAACCGGGCATAATGAGTTTGCCGGAGTAATCGATCACTTCGCCTTTGATTTTCGACTTTAATGCAGAGTAGGGACCTACTTCAACCACTTTTCCATCTTTTACAATGAGCAATCCGTTTTCGAAATACTGAAAACTTTGCACCACGTCTACCTTAGCCGGATCCTCGAGGAAATGGAGAATAGCACCTCGGATGTAGAGAACGTCATTTTCTGTTGATGCCTCGGGAGTTTGGGATGGATTTTCCGACTTTTCCGGGATGCTGGTTGGTTCATTACAAGCATTAAGGAGAAATACTACGGCCAGTAATACGAGTACGATTCGCGATGTTACACTTTTCATGTTCGGTGTTTTTTAAAGGTTTTGCTTCGGGTTTAGAGTACCCATCTAATCATGACTTGGGGAACGGATTCATTTTTGCCTTCTACACCGAATTTGTTGGTGTATACAAACCACTCTGTTCCAAAACTTAATTTCTTCACGTGCATCAGCAACTGCGGCTGAAAAATGACCCAGGCCGCTTCGGTACCCTCGACGGATTTTACATCAATAAATCCACCGATAAAAAAGCGTCGCATCGGATCACCGCTTTTTTCTTGTTTGAGCTTCTTTCCAAACCACCAGCGAAAAGCGGCGGTCAATTGGAAGGAAACTCCCTCTAAGTTGGGTGTGTTTCTTACCAGCCAGCTGGTTTGAAAGTGGGCCGCGCCAGGAACCTTAAAATCAATCATGGGGCCCGCCAGGTAGGCTGCATTGCCGTTTGGTGGGATGTTGATTTGGGTGGCGAGGCCTATGTGCTTAATTACCTTGTTGTCTTCACTTAGCTTGATCAACGGATCGGCATAGAAGCGGGAATGCCACTCGAAGTAATAATCTTGGCTGGAGGTTTTGCCAATGTCGTATAGGTCTAAAAAGGTAAAGTTGTCTCCATATTTCCAGCCACTGGCATGCTCCAGGGTCAGGGTGGTCCGGTCCCAATTATCCGTGAGATTGGAATTGGATAAAAAGCCGCTACCGTAAAGTCCAGAAAAAGAAGTCTCACTGAAATTTTGGGAAAAACCCGTCACAGCAGAAGCCAATAGAAGGGCAGATAATAGATGTTTCATAAGATTATTGAAGGCAATTTGGATGGGTTATAAGCACAGTTTGATCAGGTAAGTAGCGATTTGTAATGGTTTGATTCTATTTAAAATAGACTATCTTTTTGCTATGCTGTCAAATGTAATCTACGAACAATCTGGAAGCAAACTAAATTGGAGCGCCATGCTGAATTACGTCGAAAACGCAGTTTTTGATCTATGTCAAAACGATCCGAATTTGGATCCAATAGGTTTGCGTCATGGTTAGTTTAAGAACTTGTGGTTGGGTTAGCGTCGTAGCCGTTTTGTTGGCTTTGACCTCCTGTGATTCACCGGATTCCAACTTGTTTGGAAAATGGAGGGTGGAGAGTAAGTACTACAAGGCCACCTACCACATTGTGGAGGATGAAGGCAAAATTGAAGGTCGCGTTCTTTATTACAACGATGGCACCACCCTTATCCAGGAAGAAGGCAAACCATCCAAGTTCTTGTTCCGGGATTTAAAGGAGCAAGACGGGGTGTATGTAGATGGAATAAGCGGAGCTACCAATACAACTAACAAACACTGGTCTTTGAGCTTGAAGCACAAGGATACCATAGAAGCACGGGAACACTTTGGGGACCAATCGTCCTCTGAAATTTGGGTACGCATACATGAAAACAACGAAGATTAGATCCACACTGTGGGGATTTGCCTTGGCGGGAATGGTAGCTGCATTTTCGCTAAACGGCTGTAAGAAGGAGGAAATGCCTCCCGCTGAAACAAAGGATTGTCACGATACGGTTCGTGTCACCATAACGATGGTTAAACCCCCTGATACGACGGGAACGACTAAGGTAAGTCCCGTTATTCCAGTGGACATTAACAAAAAGGGATTTGAACTCATCGAAAAGATGCAAGGACATTGGATCGGTACCAATAAGGTGATGGCCTGGGATTGGGATTGGTTTGCCTTGGATTATAGAGCCGTTTCCAATTCGCATGTATTTGGCATTTTCGAAGGGGGCAACATGGGGAATTTGTTTACCTCATTTTTCGTTACCGATTTTAAAAATACCCGAACCATCATGGCTCGAAATGGGGAGTGCTCAGTGGGATTTACCGCACGAGCTACTTTGTGCTCGATAGTGTAAGGAGCGATGCCCGTGGAGACTACTACCGATTGGTGGATGGAATAGGAGGAACCCAAGTCATGTACATGGAGCTTCGATTTGTTTCTGATAGCCTTTATTTCAATGCCTACACCAGTCGATTGGGTGAGTTTGATATGGCCACACGTCACATGACCTTTGCCGCTAAGAAGGAAAACCTGCATTTGTCACAGGATGCAGCTTCGGCAGTTGGTTTTCCAGTCAATACGCCTGCCTGGAATTTCTCCGCAGGATTCAATAAAAACGATCTATATGTAGCCCCAGGCGCCGATTCTGCGAAATCAGCGAGCTTTCTGTCGGAGCACTCCAGCAACGACGTCTTCACCCTGGCCGGGCTATCAGGTGATCCCTACATCATTACCGATATTCCCCGATTGGGTTACCTGAAGGTGGATATCCAAAAAAATGCCACCATTCAAAACGACAACATCCTGTTGTATCTGTCTGACAAACCGCTCACTGATTCCCAGGGATTCTTTCAAATGCAAAATTTCAATTCCATCACTCAGTTTCCTGATTTCGATGCCACCGTTAGTGAGTTTTTATTCACCTACTTGCATCCGGGTGATTACTACGTCACCGTAGTAGCGGACCACGATGGCGATGGAAGTCCGGGAATGGGAGATTATACCCATGCCCAAATGCAAGTAACTGTGGCTCCGGGCCAGCAGGCTCAAGTAACTGTAACAAACATTAATGTGCTGAACTGATGAAGAAGAATTTAATGAAAGCTGCTGCCCTTGTTCTGGTTATAGGGGCCATTATAGCGGGGTGTAAGAAAGAAGAAATCCAGGAACCGGCACCGAGTCCGGATTGTAAAAAAGTGACGGTGTATGATACAGTTTGGGTGTCCTCAGAGGATTCGATAATCAGGCACTACAACAACGATGTGGCTGATATCTTAAATAACTACTGCATCACCTGTCATGGAGGATCCGCGCCGAGTGCCGGACTATTGCTTACGAATTATGCATCGGCCAAGTCAACCGCTCAAAGCGGCTTGTTGACTAAGCGTTTAAACGACACGATCAATCCTATGCCCCCTGCTGGCTTGCTGCCCCAAGACAAAAGGGATATTGTGCAGAAATGGATTGATGATGGTTTGTTGGAGTAACGCTTCGTGGCAATCTAATGGACAATAGGATTGAAAATTAGATGAGAAAAGAATAGAGCTGAAGTAGAATGCGCTTTTGCAAGCTTTGGAAGAAAATGGGTATTTTAGTGAAATAAACATTGACCAAAGCACGTTTCGTACGGCAACGAATTATGCAAACAGCCATTCCTTCCGCTCTTGTTCTTTTTCTATTCATGGCCCTTGGTGGGACATTGTATAGCCAATCTCCAACTTCAAAAAACTACCCCGATGGTAAGATGATTATCGAAATCGGTACGGGGGGAAGCCAGTTACTCGATTATCAAGGCCAGGGGATAACCGGTTACGATGACTTTGGATGGGATCCTCTTTCGATGAAGTTCATGTTTGGGTCCGAAGCCCAGTATTTTGGTTTTGGATATTCCGTAAGCCGTTTGAATGGATACAACTATTATGGTGGAATCCAATCCAGAACCCAACACCGATTAACTTTTGAAACGGAATACTACCTAATCAAATCCAATCGATTTGGTTTAATTCTCAACGCAGGTTTAGGCAACTATTTTGAACAATCATCCTCGGGTTTTACGGGCCATTTAGGAATTGCCCCCAGTTTAAGAGTCAACAAGCGACTCACGGCCTTTGCCCGATCCAGTTATCATCTCGATTTGGAGGTCTTTCGACCGGAGGGAGGTGAAATCAGACGGCGTCAATTGTATTCCCTGCAGGCAGGGGTGCGGATTCATCCCTTTCTTCATTCATCTACTAAAAACAGATCTTCTAAGCAAGATTCAATCGTACCCCGAACCCGATTTGGAGTAGAATTGGGCGTTGGATTACTCACCGTGACCAAGCCAGAATATCACCCTGAACCTGAATTGGAAAACTACGAACGGGCATTCTACATTCAGAGACGAGGATATCCCTTTGCCGGACTTGTTGTGGGTCTGAAAAATAGAGACTTACATTCTGTAGGTATCGGTTATGCCAATTACGACGAAAATGTAGAGTATCGGTTCTTTGGTATGCCTATTTCGATTGAGGATGCGATGTTCTATTACAAATACGATTACACCCCATTCAAAAAGGAGAAGGACAGCAAAAAACTTCGTTTTACGCCCTATGTGGGGGCTCGGGCCTTTTGGAATCGTAAGCAATTCGACCTTAGGTACAGCAAACCTTACTATTCCAGCGATTACCGCTACCATTTTTGGATGGAGAGTTCCTCAAATCTCGTCTTACTGCAGCTATCTCCCAGCATTAAATTACGCAATGCCCGCTTTTTTGCCGAAACTGCCTTTCAATTCAATATGATAGGATGGTCTCAGGTAGATTATGAATACTTCCGGGAAGATGTATATACAAGACCTTTGGAAAGTAGCGTCAATACTACATACGACGACCGAAGTACCTCCGAGTTCTTAGCACCCGACAAGTTCATGGGGAAAGGCTATTTTCTTCACGATGTCACCTTTAAGGTTGGTTTTCTTTTCTAATAAAAAGGTGAAAATTTCGCATCTCTTCTGATATCCATCGGGGATGTATCTCCCATTCTTAGCAATAATTCACAATTCCTGAGATTTTATGTCACCCAAGTCACAGAACTCTCGTAAAAGGCGTGGCACTTTTGCAAAAACAAATGTTATGGCAACAATTAATTTGACAGCGGATAAATTCAAATCAGATATATTCAATTACGAAACCTCCAAAGAATGGAGTTACCAGGACGAAGTTCCGGCCATCATCGACTTTTATGCCGATTGGTGTCAGCCTTGTAAAATGGTAGCGCCCATCCTGGAAGAGCTAGCTGAAGAATACGACGGTAAACTCAAGATTTATAAGGTAAATACCGAAGTAGAGCAAGAGCTTTCGGCAGTGTTCCAAATTAGAAGTATTCCCAGTTTATTGTTTATTCCTACAAAAGGCAAGCAGCCGATGATGCAGGCAGGAGCGTTACCCAAGGATGCTTTAAAGCAGGTCATTGAAAAAGAGCTAATGGTTTAATACTCCAGGGGATCATCCCAGAGATTTCTTGAGCTCGGAGGGAGTCATTCCGGTCCATTTTTTAGTCGTTTGGTAAAAGGCTGATTTGGAACCGAAGCCTGCTTCCCTGGCAATTCCAAGCAAGGTTAAATGTTCGTGGGTTTTGGCTTCGAGCATGCGTTTCACTTCATCGAGGCGGTATTGGTTGGTAAAGTCCTGAAACTTCGTATTAAAATGCTGGGAGAACAGTTCTGACAGCTGTTGGCGATGTATCGACATTTGGTCGGCGAGTTGGGTAGAGGTTAGTTGAGGGTCCAAGTAGATTTTCTCTTGTTCGTATAGCTTGATGAGTTTGCTTTTCTGTGACTCTACCAATACTGAATCGAGCGTGGATTTTTTGTATACCTGAACTTTGGCTGTTGGAAGTACCTTTTTGGGAAATAGGATAATCTGAAAGGTAATCGAATAGACCATAAAGGCCGAAATCACCATGAGTAAGTGACTTTCTAAAAAGGGAATCGTGTCGGGTTTGTGGAAGATGAACTCGCTCAAACGGTCCAGAAAATAGATCACCGTGAAGGAGATGACCGTGATTTTCACCCAGAGTGTCGACTTATTTTTCAGAATGAGGGCATTTATATAGACCAAATACCCCATAATACAGAAGGCCACTAAACCTGTTAGACTCGATATGAACAAGGTGTCTTTTGGAAAAAATAAACTCTCCATAAACTGGCTGGAGATGTAGATGCCATAGGGAACAAAGAAGATGAAATCACGCTTAAGAAAGGCTTCTTTTTGCTGGTAGAAATAGCGGATGTACAGGGTGAGAATTGTAATGATTAAACTTTCGTGAAACAGAAACCAGTTTGCATCCTCCACCAGGAGATTGTGTTCATCGTCACCCAAGGCGAATAAAAGGGTAGAGGCTACCGATCCTACCAGAAGCCAGAGCGTAACAGGCAAATAATTAGATCGAGTTCGAAACAAAATCAACAGTAAAAATGCCCCTTGTAAAATGAGGATAATTTGGAGTACGGTTCCAATCAATTCCATCCTTAATATTTTCTTCCCATTTCTTCAATCAACAACTCAGAAGAGTTGTACTTCTTGTGCCCGTTAAAATTTTGAATCGCCCATGAATTGGGCGTTCCAGAGGTTCTTTTTGCGCAATCCGAACCTATTTCAATACAAGTATAACATTATACTTTTTTTATTCCCGCTTCTTTGTGGACGCTAACAATTTGCCCCGTTTTATGGTCCCAAAAGAATCAAAAAACGGAACCCGATTGGGTTTGTTTTACACCCTTTCCGAACGCTCATTATTAAATTCCATTTATATGAAGTTATTGAATTACTCTTTTTTCATTTTACTCTTTTCAGTTGGCATCTTCAGTGCTCAACTAAAAGCCAATAATGCCTATTCAACCATTCCCGTTTCTGGGGCGCAATGGGAACATGAGGATATTGAACAGCAAACCAACAGCGTTTATTACGACACTACCCAATTGTATTTGTACTCAGGGAATCGTCGTTTTTCAATTACCGCCAGCTTTGCCAATACCACCATCAAGGTAAAGACTTACCGGGTCAACTCAACCTCACTCACCCGAACGGTTAATGCCTATCTAAACGGAAGTCAGATTTATACCGGTTACCAGAGTTGGGGGCCAGACGATGTGGTTTTTGATACCACCTTCACGCTTAACAAGGGTGATGTGTATGAGGTAGAATGTATTGATGGGGAGAGTTGTATGTAGATCTGTCGTTGTCTTCACCCAATGTTACTTCAGTGGACGATCGCTACGAGTACGGAACAACCAAAATCTATCCGACTATGGTGACCAGCGAATTGCACGTGGAAACCGGGGAGTTTAGTACAAAACTTACTTATGAAGTAATATCCCTGAGTGGGCAGGTAGTCATACCAAAAGATGAACTGCAAGAAGAAAGTCAAACCCTCGACGTGAGTGCGTTGAAACCCGGAAAATACTATATACGACTAAGGGCAGGAGATAATGAGCTGAAGGTGGTAAAACCATTTATCAAACACTAATTATTTCTAAGTGTAATGGGAAAGGTGGCCAGAGAATTTTCTGAGCCACTTTTCTTTTTCTAATGGATGAATAACTAAGTAAAACAACAAATAATAAATGGACAAAACATGGATTGCTCTATTGCTTATAGGGCTACTAGTTGGAGGCTGTAATTCTTCAGAATCCTCAGAAACGAAAATCGAAACCGTACAAGATCAAACGGATTCTGCTCCTAAACTGAGTGGCATGATACCCGTTAATTTGGAGAAGAGTACACTTTATTGGAAAGGGCATAAATTGCTCGGTTACCACACGGGTAGGGTAAGCTTGAAAGAAGCCGATGTTACATTTGATCAAGGGCAACTCACTGCAGGCCGATTTGTGATCGATATGACCTCTGTAGAGGTAACTGAATTATTGGACGACGGTGACGAGGAAGAAGATGAAGACGAGAACGAGGAGCCTGAGGATGATCGGGTAGATTTGGCTAACCACCTGATGGATGGCGATTTTTTTGATGCTCAGGCATTTCCAACGGCTACGTTTGTGATCAACAAAACGCTGGAACAAGGTCAGGATATGACGGTTATTGGAGACTTAACGCTTAAAGGGGTAACCCGGGAGATTTCCTTCAAAGCCACTTTGGTCGGGCAGGAGTTAAGTTCAAAAATTTCAGTCAACCGTACAGACTTTGGAATCAAGTATGGCTCAGGTACATTCTTTGACAACCTTGGAGACAATGCCATTAAGGATGAATTTGACCTTTTAGTCACTCTTGTGTTAGAAGAAAAGGCCAGTTGAAGGATTGAATGGGGCGACCCTGGAGATGGGTTTTACCGAAATTTTGATTGGTAGCAATGCTAAACGTAAATATCTGTTCATTAGTTAAATAGTATCTGTTTTGTAGTTAGGCTTTGAGTGAAAAACAGAATTTGACCCAAAGAAGATTCTTAAATCTCAGAGATTTTATTCTACATTTGCGACCGAAATAGTTCTTAAACATATTCTTATCAAGAAAGGTGGAGGGAAAGGCCCTGTGAAACCTTAGCAACCCTACAAATGTGTAGAAGGTGCTAATTCCTGTTCGAAGCGATTCGAACTAGATAAGTCGAAAGATATTTACAGAAACCGCTTTTGACTTAAAGTCTTGAGCGGTTTTTTTATGCCCTCTTTTTCCATTCTTGATGAGTTTGAAACAAACACAGAATGGAAATACAATTAAACCGTACTTCACGAGATTTTGAGTTTACCGCTCAAAATGCAGATTGCCAAATCCCGATTGTGGCCACACCCGAGCTTAGCGGTGATGCCCCAGGGTTTCGTCCCATGGAACTTATGCTGGTGAGCCTGGCTGGATGCCTTTCTATTGATGTACTCCAAATTCTGGGTAAGCAGCGTCAAACAGTTCAGGATTACCAAGTTAAGGTTAAGGCCGAGCGCATTGACGCCATTCCAGCTATTTTCAAAAACATTCATGTTCAATTGGAATTGGTAGGCGATTTAGATTCTTCCAAAGTGGAAAAGGCCATTGATTTGAGCCGGGATAAATACTGCTCGGCCAGCAAGATTTTAGAAGTAACGGCAGATATTCAAACCTCATTTACCATTAAGTCGTCGTTATGAAAGCTGCCACCCGTGTCATTCGAACCCAGTTGGAACGAACGCACCAAAAAGAGCATTCCAGCCCCTTGTTTCTAACCTCGAGTTTTGTATTTGATACGGCCGAGGAAGGAGCGGCTCTGTTTTCCGGTGATCTGGAAGGAAATCTATATTCCCGGTTTTCTAACCCCAACACCGACGAGTTTATAGCCCGGCTTTGTACCCTGGAAGGAACCGAAACCGGCATTGCAACCGCATCTGGAATGTCGGCCGTGTATGTGGCTTTGGCCGGCCATCTTCAGCAAGGAGATCATGTGGTGGCGTCGAAAGCCTTGTTTGGCAATTCCCTCAATATTCTGCAAAACATTTTGCCCAAGCAGGGAATTACGCACACCTTGGTCGATTTGGACGATGTTGAAGGTTGGCAGGCGGCCATTCAATCCAATACACGGCTCTTACTGGTAGAAACTCCAAGCAACCCAACTTTAAAAATCGCGGATTTGGCATTTCTCGGCAAGCTTTGCAAGGCTCATGATTTGATTTATGTAGTAGACAATTGCTTTGCTACTCCAGTCCTGCAGCAGCCAGTAAAATGGGGAGCCGACTTGGTTCTCCATTCAGCAACGAAATACATAGATGGGCAAGGGCGTGTATTAGGAGGAGCTATTCTGGGTAAGGAAGAATGGGTTCAACCCTGTTATGAGTTTTTACGCAGAACGGGTGCCAGTTTATCTCCATTTAATGCTTGGGTGCTGTCCAAGAGTTTGGAAACCTTGTCGCTAAGAATGGAGCGTCATTCGAGTAATGCGCTACAATTGGCAACATTTCTGGAGTCTGTGGAAGACATTGAGCAGGTCAATTATCCCTATTTGCCGTCCTATCCCTACTTCAACTTGGCCCAAAAGCAGATGGATGCCGGAGGAGGATTGGTGGGCTGTGTGCTTCGAGGAGGTAAAGCCAGAGGTGCCCGTTTTCTAAATGCTTTAAAAATTCATTCCCTCACCGCCAATTTGGGAGACGTAAGAAGCATTGCTACCCATCCGGCTTCAACCACTCATTCCAAGCTCAGTGAGGAAGCCCAACAGGCCGTAGGAATAACACCTGGGTTTATTCGCTTTTCGGTAGGACTGGAGCACATCGACGACCTGATTGAAGATGTAGAACAGGCCCTAAAACATTCCCGATGAAGTACCAGCGATTTGTCTTGGAGGAGGATTTTATCCTGGAAAATGGAGCTCGGTTGGAAAAGCCGACAATCGGCTACCACACAGCCGGAACCTTAAATGCAGCTCGAGATAACGTAGTCTGGGTGTTTCATGGGCTCACGGCAAATTCTAATCCCTGCGATTGGTGGTCGGGTTTATTTGGGCCGCAAAAGGTGTTTGATCCTGAGGAATATTTCATCATTTGTGTCGCTGCTTTAGGCTCCAATTATGGCGAGGAATATCCTTTGGATTTGGGCTATCCGCTATTTACGGTAAGAGATGTTTCAAAACTTCAGTTGAAGCTTTTTAATATCCTGAATATTAATGAAATTAAATTTCTTGTTGGTGGTTCCTTTGGTGGGAGTCAAGCGCTTGAATTTGCCTTGGGCTATACAGGGAAAATTCACCATCTCATCACCGTAGCAAGCGCTCCCCAGGAATCGGCGTGGGGCATTGCCATTCACCAAGCCCAGCGATTGGCGATCCAGGCAGACGATTCCTTCGGCAAACCCCAAGGGGGACTAAAAGGATTGAAGGCAGCCCGGGCCATTGGCTTGCTGAGCTACCGAACACCTACAGCCTATATCAACACCCAAACCGATGATAGTTCCCATTGGCCCAACCGGAGAGCTTCTTCTTACATCGATTATCAAGGCCAAAAACTGGTCAATCGCTTCGAAGCCCTATCCTATTTCTACTTGACCCAATGCCTGGATAGTCATGACATAGGAAGAGGTAGAGGCGGAGTGGCCAAGGCCCTTCAGAGGATCTTATCCAAGGCCCTGGTTATTGGCATAGATACGGATCAATTGGTATTACCAGAACTGCAACAGGAAATGGCCAGGCAGTTACCCCATGGGCAATACGTGTCCATTCATTCCAAATATGGACATGATGGCTTTTTGCTCGAAACGCAACAGATTGAAAAACACATTAAAGACTTTATAAAATCCAAATAATGGTACGAGAAATAACAGTACACGAGTTACAAGAACTTATTGATAACCATGCACCTTTCACACT is a window encoding:
- the guaD gene encoding guanine deaminase; this translates as MKSVTSRIVLVLLAVVFLLNACNEPTSIPEKSENPSQTPEASTENDVLYIRGAILHFLEDPAKVDVVQSFQYFENGLLIVKDGKVVEVGPYSALKSKIKGEVIDYSGKLIMPGFIDTHIHFPQVEMMAAYGEQLLEWLDTYTFPTERKYKDKAYSKKMSKFFLDQLLKNGTTSALVFATVHPESAEAFFEESHNRNMRMIAGKVLMDRNAPDYLLDNPEKGYLESKELIEKWHKKGRQLYAVTPRFAPTSTPEQLYKAGELMKEFPDVWMHTHMSENTDEIAWVNELFPDRNGYMDVYHHYGLTGPRSVFAHSIHLTDEEWKLFQETHSAVSHCPTSNLFLGSGFFNLKKADSLGIKVGIGTDVGAGTSLSQFVTLNEGYKIQQLQRNKLSAFKGFYLATLGGARSLELDNYIGNFETGKEADFIVVDFAATDLQEERISHSPNVEDKLFALMMLGDERNVAATYIMGKKLYERPAN
- a CDS encoding FMN-binding protein, whose product is MVSLRTCGWVSVVAVLLALTSCDSPDSNLFGKWRVESKYYKATYHIVEDEGKIEGRVLYYNDGTTLIQEEGKPSKFLFRDLKEQDGVYVDGISGATNTTNKHWSLSLKHKDTIEAREHFGDQSSSEIWVRIHENNED
- the trxA gene encoding thioredoxin translates to MATINLTADKFKSDIFNYETSKEWSYQDEVPAIIDFYADWCQPCKMVAPILEELAEEYDGKLKIYKVNTEVEQELSAVFQIRSIPSLLFIPTKGKQPMMQAGALPKDALKQVIEKELMV
- a CDS encoding AraC family transcriptional regulator, which encodes MELIGTVLQIILILQGAFLLLILFRTRSNYLPVTLWLLVGSVASTLLFALGDDEHNLLVEDANWFLFHESLIITILTLYIRYFYQQKEAFLKRDFIFFVPYGIYISSQFMESLFFPKDTLFISSLTGLVAFCIMGYLVYINALILKNKSTLWVKITVISFTVIYFLDRLSEFIFHKPDTIPFLESHLLMVISAFMVYSITFQIILFPKKVLPTAKVQVYKKSTLDSVLVESQKSKLIKLYEQEKIYLDPQLTSTQLADQMSIHRQQLSELFSQHFNTKFQDFTNQYRLDEVKRMLEAKTHEHLTLLGIAREAGFGSKSAFYQTTKKWTGMTPSELKKSLG
- a CDS encoding T9SS type A sorting domain-containing protein, whose translation is MYVDLSLSSPNVTSVDDRYEYGTTKIYPTMVTSELHVETGEFSTKLTYEVISLSGQVVIPKDELQEESQTLDVSALKPGKYYIRLRAGDNELKVVKPFIKH
- a CDS encoding YceI family protein — protein: MDKTWIALLLIGLLVGGCNSSESSETKIETVQDQTDSAPKLSGMIPVNLEKSTLYWKGHKLLGYHTGRVSLKEADVTFDQGQLTAGRFVIDMTSVEVTELLDDGDEEEDEDENEEPEDDRVDLANHLMDGDFFDAQAFPTATFVINKTLEQGQDMTVIGDLTLKGVTREISFKATLVGQELSSKISVNRTDFGIKYGSGTFFDNLGDNAIKDEFDLLVTLVLEEKAS
- a CDS encoding OsmC family protein, with product MEIQLNRTSRDFEFTAQNADCQIPIVATPELSGDAPGFRPMELMLVSLAGCLSIDVLQILGKQRQTVQDYQVKVKAERIDAIPAIFKNIHVQLELVGDLDSSKVEKAIDLSRDKYCSASKILEVTADIQTSFTIKSSL
- a CDS encoding aminotransferase class I/II-fold pyridoxal phosphate-dependent enzyme, whose product is MKAATRVIRTQLERTHQKEHSSPLFLTSSFVFDTAEEGAALFSGDLEGNLYSRFSNPNTDEFIARLCTLEGTETGIATASGMSAVYVALAGHLQQGDHVVASKALFGNSLNILQNILPKQGITHTLVDLDDVEGWQAAIQSNTRLLLVETPSNPTLKIADLAFLGKLCKAHDLIYVVDNCFATPVLQQPVKWGADLVLHSATKYIDGQGRVLGGAILGKEEWVQPCYEFLRRTGASLSPFNAWVLSKSLETLSLRMERHSSNALQLATFLESVEDIEQVNYPYLPSYPYFNLAQKQMDAGGGLVGCVLRGGKARGARFLNALKIHSLTANLGDVRSIATHPASTTHSKLSEEAQQAVGITPGFIRFSVGLEHIDDLIEDVEQALKHSR
- the metX gene encoding homoserine O-acetyltransferase; protein product: MKYQRFVLEEDFILENGARLEKPTIGYHTAGTLNAARDNVVWVFHGLTANSNPCDWWSGLFGPQKVFDPEEYFIICVAALGSNYGEEYPLDLGYPLFTVRDVSKLQLKLFNILNINEIKFLVGGSFGGSQALEFALGYTGKIHHLITVASAPQESAWGIAIHQAQRLAIQADDSFGKPQGGLKGLKAARAIGLLSYRTPTAYINTQTDDSSHWPNRRASSYIDYQGQKLVNRFEALSYFYLTQCLDSHDIGRGRGGVAKALQRILSKALVIGIDTDQLVLPELQQEMARQLPHGQYVSIHSKYGHDGFLLETQQIEKHIKDFIKSK